A window of the Desulforapulum autotrophicum HRM2 genome harbors these coding sequences:
- a CDS encoding NUDIX hydrolase has product MLTYSDQTLCIEALSRAVMESEHPPCPRNEGFKPASVMALMAFEAAPNLIFIQKADNKGYPWRNQMALPGGHWDPGDTSRKETALRELKEEMGISRGHVSTIGSLGHFQTINNRDIEAFVGLWDQEQEISFDRAEIQRVFHIPLAHLFSVHMEKGFCKRLPGIEELTYPFEDVVIWGVTAKIIHHFIEIVRKTVNPLYFDEQAGNLS; this is encoded by the coding sequence ATGTTGACATATTCTGACCAGACTCTCTGCATTGAAGCCCTTTCAAGGGCAGTCATGGAATCTGAACATCCCCCATGTCCCAGGAACGAGGGCTTCAAACCCGCCAGCGTCATGGCCCTGATGGCGTTTGAAGCGGCCCCTAATCTTATTTTCATCCAGAAGGCCGACAACAAGGGGTATCCCTGGCGCAATCAAATGGCCCTTCCAGGCGGTCACTGGGACCCCGGAGATACAAGCAGAAAAGAGACGGCCCTCAGGGAACTCAAAGAAGAGATGGGAATCTCAAGGGGCCATGTGTCAACCATTGGCTCCCTGGGACATTTCCAAACCATCAACAACAGGGACATTGAGGCGTTTGTGGGACTATGGGACCAGGAGCAGGAGATCTCGTTTGATCGTGCCGAGATCCAGCGGGTGTTTCACATTCCCCTTGCCCACCTTTTTTCCGTGCACATGGAAAAGGGGTTCTGCAAAAGATTGCCCGGCATAGAAGAGCTGACCTATCCGTTTGAAGATGTTGTTATATGGGGGGTGACGGCAAAGATCATCCACCACTTCATAGAGATCGTCAGAAAAACGGTGAATCCTCTCTATTTCGATGAACAAGCCGGAAACCTGTCTT
- a CDS encoding ubiquitin family protein: MDDKKIEWFDGMSVADMLEDMEHTEFCAAVRLNSRIVSSPNFSATRIPDHSIIQTLPLIAGG, from the coding sequence GTGGATGACAAAAAGATCGAGTGGTTCGACGGGATGAGCGTTGCCGATATGCTTGAGGACATGGAACACACCGAATTTTGTGCAGCGGTCAGACTCAACAGCCGCATTGTTTCAAGCCCCAACTTTTCAGCCACCCGGATACCGGACCACTCGATCATCCAGACGCTGCCGCTGATTGCCGGCGGCTGA
- a CDS encoding aldehyde ferredoxin oxidoreductase family protein, whose product MNPFTLKEIAAISYKRADVVCGYTDKSLHINMSDSTIAINDIDAKTKQTFIGGKGYDLWLMWNAVTGTTKWNDPENAICIASGPLGGTPGYPGGGKSIVTTISPTTGAPMDSNVGGYFGPYKKFSGFDVIEITGKADCETIILIDGIEEKIKIFEVQGLTDDSYALSEALTNYFDPDKPVNISVVSTGTAAKHSLLGCLNFTWFDAKRKRVRYKQAGRGGIGTVLADKKVKAVVARWGTISLSSNRPADKEALKKVTKLHAREIATLDPKQNRMALVGTTHLVPIMNDHDCLPVRNFRYGFHPEGKNIGEEVYEHIFDKGFDGCWRGCTVACAHGVKDFTPFTGPYRGKKVFVDGPEYETIAGCGSNLGIFDPFFILEVNFYCDTYGLDTISIGTGIAFVMECFEMGLINETHTGGMDLSFGNRVNALELIHQMARGEGFGMILGQGIRRMKTIFARDFGADMAIMQDIGMESKGLEFSEYMTKESLAQQGGYGLALKGPQHDEAWLIFLDMVHNFMPTFENKAEALHWFPMFRTWFGLCGLCKLPWNDIVPEDNKSTKEPAKVVKHVGWYADFFTAVTGRHSTPEDLISMSEGVYNFQRIFNLKMGYGTREHDSLPYRSMGPVTRDEYESRSERYDKDLVENHNIDISAMTVEEKMAVLRQKREANYEKLIDAVYERRGWTQNGIPTLATVKRLGIDFPEVVALLATNGINS is encoded by the coding sequence ATGAACCCCTTTACCCTGAAAGAGATCGCAGCGATTTCCTATAAAAGAGCCGACGTTGTCTGTGGCTATACGGACAAATCCCTTCATATCAATATGTCGGACAGCACCATTGCCATCAACGACATTGACGCAAAGACAAAACAGACCTTCATCGGCGGCAAGGGCTACGACCTGTGGCTCATGTGGAATGCCGTAACAGGCACTACCAAATGGAACGACCCGGAAAATGCCATCTGCATCGCCTCAGGCCCCCTTGGAGGCACCCCCGGATACCCGGGCGGGGGAAAAAGTATTGTCACCACCATCTCACCGACGACCGGTGCCCCCATGGATTCCAACGTGGGCGGCTACTTTGGACCCTACAAGAAGTTTTCAGGCTTTGATGTCATTGAAATCACGGGCAAGGCCGATTGTGAAACCATTATCCTGATTGACGGCATTGAAGAAAAAATTAAGATCTTTGAAGTCCAGGGACTCACCGACGACTCCTATGCACTGTCCGAGGCCCTGACCAACTACTTTGATCCGGATAAACCGGTTAACATCTCCGTCGTATCCACTGGAACGGCGGCAAAGCACAGCCTGCTGGGCTGCCTTAACTTCACCTGGTTTGACGCCAAACGGAAACGGGTGAGATACAAACAGGCCGGCAGGGGTGGCATTGGAACGGTACTTGCCGACAAAAAAGTCAAGGCCGTGGTGGCCCGGTGGGGCACCATTTCGCTGTCCAGCAACCGCCCCGCAGACAAGGAGGCCTTGAAAAAGGTGACCAAACTCCACGCCCGGGAGATTGCCACCCTTGATCCCAAGCAAAACCGCATGGCCCTGGTGGGTACCACCCACCTTGTACCCATCATGAACGACCACGATTGCCTGCCCGTAAGAAACTTCAGGTACGGATTCCATCCAGAGGGAAAAAACATAGGTGAAGAGGTGTACGAACACATCTTTGACAAGGGGTTTGACGGCTGCTGGCGGGGCTGTACCGTGGCTTGTGCCCACGGGGTCAAGGATTTCACCCCCTTTACCGGACCCTACAGAGGGAAAAAGGTCTTTGTGGACGGCCCTGAGTATGAAACCATTGCAGGGTGTGGATCAAACCTTGGTATTTTTGATCCTTTTTTCATCCTGGAGGTGAACTTTTACTGTGACACCTACGGCCTTGACACCATCTCCATCGGAACAGGCATTGCCTTTGTCATGGAGTGCTTTGAAATGGGGCTGATCAATGAAACCCACACCGGGGGCATGGATTTAAGTTTTGGCAACCGGGTCAATGCCCTTGAACTGATCCACCAGATGGCCAGGGGAGAAGGGTTCGGCATGATTCTGGGCCAGGGCATCCGCCGGATGAAGACGATCTTTGCACGGGACTTTGGCGCTGACATGGCCATCATGCAGGACATCGGCATGGAATCCAAGGGACTCGAGTTTTCCGAATACATGACCAAAGAATCCCTGGCCCAGCAGGGCGGGTACGGCCTTGCCTTAAAGGGCCCCCAGCACGACGAGGCCTGGCTCATCTTCCTTGACATGGTGCACAACTTCATGCCCACCTTTGAGAACAAGGCCGAGGCCCTGCACTGGTTTCCCATGTTCCGCACCTGGTTTGGTCTTTGCGGACTGTGCAAACTGCCCTGGAACGACATTGTACCAGAGGACAACAAGAGCACAAAGGAACCGGCCAAAGTAGTCAAGCATGTGGGGTGGTACGCCGATTTCTTCACGGCCGTCACGGGCAGACACTCAACCCCCGAGGACCTCATTTCCATGAGTGAAGGCGTATACAACTTCCAGCGAATTTTCAACCTTAAGATGGGTTACGGCACCAGGGAACACGACAGCCTGCCCTACCGATCCATGGGACCGGTCACCCGGGACGAGTATGAATCCAGGAGCGAACGGTATGATAAGGATCTTGTGGAAAACCACAACATTGACATATCTGCCATGACCGTGGAAGAAAAGATGGCCGTCCTGAGGCAGAAACGGGAGGCGAACTACGAAAAACTCATCGACGCCGTGTATGAGCGCCGGGGCTGGACCCAAAATGGCATTCCGACCCTTGCCACGGTGAAGCGGCTGGGAATCGACTTCCCTGAAGTGGTTGCCCTGCTTGCCACCAACGGAATCAACAGTTGA
- a CDS encoding NAD(P)/FAD-dependent oxidoreductase, protein MMTKAYDAIVVGAGSAGVPTALALGQKGVKTLVIDSHPSPGQGQNKHAIGGIRATHSDPGKIIVGMRSLKILSTWQETHGDDIEWLRGGYLFPVYRDKEEAILKGFLPVQKQYGLKIDYVDADKIVEIVPGITRQGLMGGTFSPDDGSASPLLANNAFYRHALGTKKVDFHFKEQVTGITTDNAKVTGVTTDSATYSAPVVIDAAGPFSRDLGKFAGVDIPVFPDCHEGAITEPVASFFEAMVVDLRPAPGSKNYYFYQSRHGQIVFCITPDPSILGTDTRETSVFLPQVAKRMVELMPRLKNIRVRRVWRGLYPMTPDGSPLAGWNQEIEGLAHVTGMCGQGFMLGPGMGEIMARLITDELTDNDALVLDEFSLYREFGGTEGLQ, encoded by the coding sequence ATGATGACTAAGGCCTATGATGCAATTGTGGTGGGTGCAGGCTCAGCAGGAGTTCCCACGGCCCTTGCCCTTGGGCAAAAAGGGGTAAAAACCCTTGTGATCGACAGTCATCCTTCCCCAGGTCAGGGACAGAACAAGCACGCCATCGGCGGCATCCGTGCAACCCACTCAGATCCGGGAAAAATCATCGTCGGTATGCGATCATTAAAAATTCTTTCCACCTGGCAGGAAACCCATGGAGATGACATTGAATGGCTCCGGGGCGGTTATCTTTTCCCGGTCTACAGAGACAAAGAAGAGGCGATCCTCAAGGGATTTCTGCCCGTCCAGAAGCAGTACGGCCTCAAAATTGACTATGTGGATGCTGACAAAATCGTGGAGATCGTTCCAGGGATCACAAGGCAGGGCCTCATGGGTGGCACCTTTTCCCCAGACGACGGTTCTGCCTCACCCCTGCTTGCCAACAACGCCTTTTACCGCCATGCCCTTGGAACAAAGAAGGTGGATTTTCACTTCAAGGAACAGGTAACCGGCATTACAACGGACAACGCAAAGGTCACAGGTGTCACAACGGACAGTGCAACCTATTCGGCTCCGGTGGTGATCGATGCAGCAGGCCCTTTTTCAAGGGATCTTGGCAAATTTGCCGGGGTTGACATCCCCGTATTCCCCGACTGCCACGAAGGGGCCATCACCGAACCTGTGGCTTCATTTTTCGAGGCCATGGTTGTAGATTTGCGACCCGCACCCGGCTCTAAAAACTACTATTTTTACCAGAGCCGTCACGGCCAGATCGTTTTCTGCATCACCCCGGACCCGTCCATCCTGGGCACGGACACAAGGGAGACATCCGTGTTCCTTCCCCAGGTGGCAAAGCGAATGGTGGAACTCATGCCAAGGCTCAAAAACATCCGGGTGCGACGGGTTTGGCGGGGGCTGTATCCCATGACCCCGGACGGATCCCCCCTTGCCGGGTGGAACCAGGAAATCGAAGGCCTTGCCCATGTCACAGGCATGTGCGGACAGGGATTCATGCTCGGTCCGGGCATGGGTGAAATCATGGCAAGGCTTATCACGGACGAATTAACGGACAATGACGCCCTTGTACTGGATGAATTTTCCCTGTATCGTGAATTTGGCGGTACAGAAGGACTGCAATGA
- a CDS encoding FAD-dependent oxidoreductase, with the protein MTQRRITSHPVLDIPQAQEVSFQWNGRPLTGKQGEMISSALFANDINTFGHHHKDKSPQGMYCANGQCSQCLVIVDGFPVKSCMTPLEQGMDVKSVEGLPELPGDDSPQDFEDIEDLTVEVLIIGGGPAGLSAAIELGRLGIETLIIDDKDRLGGKLVLQTHKFFGSVEDSWAGTRGFEIGHILEQKLKEFPTVETRLETTAVGVFSDGIVGAVQKNHYIKIKPQKMLVATGARERMLAFPGNTLPGVYGAGAFQTLVNRDLIKAADRVLIIGGGNVGIIAGYHAIQAGIEVVAVIEGLDQVGGYKVHADKLIRLGVPIYTTHTVVSANGRDRVETVTIAERDERWKPVPGTEKTFKVDTVLVAVGLAKVDEFFLKAKAWGMDVFAAGDAEEIAEASAAMFTGKIQGVKIAQSLGKFDQEIPDEWIKKAQILKSRPGKAIERPVPTIETGVLPIFHCTQEIPCNPCTSVCSENIIQTENNLITGLPTLTDPSLCKGCMNCVAVCPGLAATLVDYRKDPEQPLVTLPYEISRDLVKKGNTVTVTDVNGAPLARVDVQRVLSKKEFPGTLLVQVKLDKETAKRAVGIVVQEKVILPEEVPDTTGIPDDAVICRCERVTAGEIRSAIRNGVRDMNELKAINRTGMGACGSKTCRPMVWGIFRDEGVDLKQTTDRIDRPLFVEVPLGTFAGVKGGNDD; encoded by the coding sequence ATGACACAACGAAGAATCACCAGCCATCCTGTTCTGGATATTCCCCAGGCACAGGAGGTGTCGTTCCAGTGGAACGGCAGACCACTCACAGGCAAACAGGGAGAGATGATTTCGTCAGCCCTGTTTGCCAATGATATCAATACTTTTGGTCATCATCACAAGGACAAGAGCCCCCAGGGCATGTACTGCGCCAACGGACAGTGCTCCCAGTGCCTTGTCATTGTCGACGGATTCCCGGTAAAATCGTGCATGACCCCCCTTGAACAGGGCATGGACGTCAAAAGCGTGGAAGGGCTTCCCGAACTTCCCGGGGATGACAGCCCCCAGGACTTTGAAGATATCGAGGACCTGACCGTTGAGGTGCTGATCATCGGCGGCGGTCCTGCAGGGCTCTCTGCCGCCATCGAACTTGGCCGACTTGGGATCGAAACCCTGATCATTGACGACAAGGATAGGCTTGGGGGAAAGCTGGTTCTCCAGACCCACAAATTCTTTGGATCCGTCGAAGACTCGTGGGCCGGCACCCGGGGATTTGAAATCGGCCATATCCTTGAACAAAAACTCAAGGAGTTCCCCACGGTTGAAACGAGGCTTGAAACGACAGCGGTGGGGGTTTTTTCCGACGGCATTGTGGGGGCTGTCCAGAAAAATCATTATATCAAAATCAAGCCCCAAAAAATGCTGGTGGCCACCGGCGCAAGGGAAAGAATGCTGGCGTTTCCCGGTAACACTCTGCCCGGTGTTTATGGTGCAGGCGCTTTCCAGACCCTTGTAAACCGGGACCTTATCAAGGCAGCAGACCGGGTTCTCATCATCGGCGGTGGCAATGTGGGCATCATTGCAGGCTACCACGCCATCCAGGCAGGCATTGAGGTGGTTGCCGTGATTGAAGGACTTGACCAGGTGGGCGGATACAAGGTCCATGCAGACAAGCTCATTCGCCTGGGGGTTCCCATCTACACCACCCACACGGTGGTATCAGCCAATGGAAGGGACCGGGTGGAAACCGTCACCATTGCCGAACGCGACGAACGATGGAAACCGGTTCCGGGAACGGAAAAGACCTTTAAGGTTGACACGGTGCTGGTTGCCGTAGGACTTGCCAAGGTCGACGAGTTCTTTTTAAAGGCCAAAGCCTGGGGCATGGACGTGTTTGCCGCAGGAGACGCTGAAGAGATTGCAGAGGCATCTGCTGCCATGTTCACCGGAAAAATCCAGGGGGTAAAAATCGCACAATCCCTTGGAAAATTTGACCAGGAGATTCCAGACGAGTGGATCAAAAAGGCTCAGATTCTAAAATCAAGGCCTGGAAAAGCCATTGAACGGCCTGTTCCGACCATTGAAACTGGGGTGCTGCCCATTTTTCACTGCACCCAGGAAATTCCCTGCAATCCCTGCACCTCGGTGTGCAGCGAGAACATCATTCAAACGGAAAATAATCTCATCACGGGCCTTCCAACCCTTACGGACCCCTCCCTCTGCAAGGGGTGCATGAACTGTGTTGCCGTCTGCCCTGGACTTGCCGCAACCCTGGTGGACTATCGAAAAGACCCGGAACAACCCCTGGTCACCCTGCCCTATGAGATATCAAGGGACCTTGTCAAAAAGGGAAATACCGTCACCGTCACAGATGTTAATGGAGCCCCCCTGGCCCGGGTGGATGTGCAACGGGTGCTGAGCAAAAAAGAGTTTCCCGGCACCCTGCTGGTCCAGGTGAAACTCGACAAAGAAACAGCCAAACGAGCCGTGGGAATTGTTGTTCAGGAAAAGGTGATTCTGCCCGAAGAGGTGCCGGATACCACCGGCATTCCGGACGATGCCGTCATATGCCGGTGCGAGCGGGTAACGGCGGGTGAGATCCGATCGGCCATCCGAAACGGAGTAAGGGACATGAATGAACTCAAGGCAATCAACCGGACCGGCATGGGGGCCTGCGGTTCAAAAACCTGCAGGCCCATGGTGTGGGGGATTTTCAGGGACGAGGGTGTGGATCTCAAACAGACCACGGACAGAATTGACCGGCCCCTTTTTGTGGAGGTTCCCCTGGGCACCTTTGCCGGGGTAAAAGGAGGTAATGATGACTAA
- a CDS encoding ABC transporter ATP-binding protein, which translates to MALLELKNMTKRFGGLTAVDNLNLTVQRNQIYGIIGPNGAGKTTAFNCITGIHPPEEGDVFWQGKKITGAPPHRVAAMGIVRTFQTIRLFSEMSVAENVMSGRHFRSTQRFWHGICHTPGSLKDERTNWLKVKEVLEFFKIDNLAAESVGNLAYGIQRKVEMARALASEPELLILDEPAAGLNDSETMELVDTIYTIRDQGVTILLIEHNMDLVMTLTDYITVINFGSPIAEGIPDEIQSNPLVIEAYLGSEDDDDE; encoded by the coding sequence ATGGCGCTTCTTGAATTAAAAAATATGACCAAACGGTTCGGGGGCCTCACTGCAGTGGACAACCTCAACCTTACGGTCCAAAGAAATCAGATCTACGGCATCATCGGGCCCAACGGGGCGGGCAAAACAACGGCATTCAACTGCATCACCGGCATCCATCCCCCTGAAGAAGGAGATGTCTTCTGGCAGGGAAAAAAGATCACCGGTGCGCCACCCCACAGGGTTGCAGCCATGGGAATTGTAAGAACTTTCCAGACCATTCGGCTCTTTTCCGAAATGAGCGTGGCTGAAAATGTCATGTCAGGACGCCACTTCAGGAGCACCCAGCGTTTCTGGCACGGCATCTGCCACACCCCAGGTTCACTAAAGGACGAGCGGACCAACTGGCTCAAGGTCAAAGAGGTTCTCGAATTTTTCAAAATCGACAACCTTGCCGCAGAATCCGTGGGAAACCTTGCCTACGGCATCCAGAGAAAGGTTGAGATGGCAAGGGCCCTTGCAAGCGAACCCGAACTTCTCATCCTTGACGAACCCGCAGCCGGGCTCAACGACAGCGAAACCATGGAACTTGTGGACACCATTTATACAATCAGAGACCAGGGAGTCACCATCCTTTTGATCGAGCACAACATGGACCTTGTCATGACACTGACCGACTATATTACCGTAATAAACTTTGGTAGCCCCATTGCCGAAGGCATTCCCGATGAGATACAGTCCAATCCCCTGGTAATTGAAGCCTACCTTGGCAGCGAGGATGACGACGATGAATGA
- a CDS encoding branched-chain amino acid ABC transporter permease, with protein MMKFNSKTIGYVIFIIAMLLFPALADSKWLAIGSTFLIFSVVGLSEDIILGKGGMFNMGHALFFGIGAYTAAIANKSFGIPILYSIPLAIIIPALCGIVLAGPIIHLRGDYLLVATIGFNIVFLQLVENNIFGITGGPNGIFGLDTPSFLGMDLASPTAIYYLGVGVLILTFFIMANLDRSKAGRALHYLRLDELAANSIGINTRGYKLFAFGLGAGIAGLAGVLLAIQYSAVSPEAFNFMQSVLFFSIVLVGGSSLPGILMGTFVMFVLPEIFRDFATWRYFIFGFAMIFAMILRPEGIFPARFGKIPEYFKRG; from the coding sequence ATGATGAAATTTAACAGCAAAACCATTGGATACGTGATTTTCATTATTGCCATGCTGCTCTTTCCCGCCCTTGCCGACTCCAAGTGGCTGGCAATCGGATCCACCTTTCTGATCTTTTCAGTGGTGGGCTTGAGTGAAGACATCATCCTTGGCAAAGGAGGAATGTTCAACATGGGCCATGCCCTGTTCTTCGGCATCGGGGCCTACACCGCGGCCATTGCAAACAAAAGTTTCGGCATCCCCATCCTCTACTCGATTCCCCTTGCCATTATCATTCCTGCCCTATGCGGCATAGTGCTTGCCGGACCCATCATCCACCTCAGGGGCGACTACCTGCTGGTGGCCACCATTGGATTCAACATCGTCTTTCTCCAGCTTGTGGAAAACAACATCTTCGGTATCACCGGTGGACCCAACGGCATCTTCGGTCTGGACACCCCCTCTTTTCTCGGCATGGACCTGGCTTCTCCCACGGCCATCTACTACCTGGGAGTGGGGGTGCTGATCCTCACCTTTTTCATCATGGCAAACCTTGACCGAAGCAAGGCTGGCCGGGCCCTGCACTACCTGCGGCTGGACGAACTTGCCGCCAACAGCATCGGCATCAACACCAGGGGATACAAACTGTTTGCCTTTGGACTGGGCGCCGGCATTGCAGGCCTTGCGGGAGTGCTCCTGGCCATCCAGTACTCGGCCGTAAGCCCGGAGGCGTTCAACTTCATGCAGTCGGTTCTCTTTTTTTCCATCGTCCTTGTGGGTGGCTCCTCGCTGCCAGGGATTCTCATGGGAACCTTTGTGATGTTTGTCCTTCCCGAGATTTTCCGGGATTTTGCCACCTGGAGATACTTTATCTTTGGCTTTGCCATGATATTTGCAATGATCCTGAGACCCGAAGGAATATTTCCGGCCCGGTTTGGCAAGATACCTGAATACTTCAAACGAGGATGA
- a CDS encoding branched-chain amino acid ABC transporter permease produces the protein MDIFFQQLVNGLTIGSIFALVALGYTMVYGIMKLINFAHGDLVAMASFVGLTVYDQFLGKTTNSILAVIIIFAVTGTIIAMAGIVLERVAYRPLRKAPRLSAVVSALGASLVIQNGIMLIWGPRMRFFPADILPAITWNIGGVYISFIQVVILVISLLIMVGLIFFIDKTRVGAAIRATSIDHDASRLMGIDVNGIITLIFVIGTFLGAVGGLFIGLYYRGINFNMGWNYGLYAFVAAIIGGIGNIPGAMVGGMLLGIFKAFIAGYVSSTWADAFTFTLLIAILVVKPTGIMGERVAEKV, from the coding sequence ATGGACATTTTTTTTCAACAGCTGGTCAATGGTCTAACCATTGGCTCCATCTTTGCCCTGGTGGCCCTGGGATACACCATGGTGTACGGCATCATGAAACTGATCAACTTTGCCCACGGCGATCTTGTGGCCATGGCATCCTTTGTGGGGCTGACCGTGTACGACCAGTTCCTTGGCAAAACCACAAACTCCATCCTGGCCGTCATCATCATCTTTGCCGTAACCGGTACCATCATCGCAATGGCGGGCATCGTTCTTGAACGGGTGGCCTATCGTCCCCTTAGAAAGGCACCGCGCCTGTCCGCGGTTGTATCTGCCCTGGGCGCCAGCCTGGTAATCCAGAACGGCATCATGCTCATCTGGGGGCCCAGAATGCGGTTTTTTCCGGCAGACATCCTGCCGGCAATCACCTGGAACATCGGCGGCGTCTATATCAGCTTTATCCAGGTGGTAATTCTGGTGATTTCTCTCCTGATCATGGTCGGCCTCATTTTCTTCATCGACAAGACAAGGGTAGGAGCGGCCATCCGAGCCACCTCCATTGACCATGACGCCTCAAGGCTCATGGGAATAGATGTCAACGGCATCATCACCCTCATCTTTGTGATCGGCACCTTCCTCGGAGCCGTGGGCGGCCTGTTCATCGGACTCTACTACCGGGGTATCAACTTTAACATGGGATGGAACTACGGACTTTACGCCTTTGTTGCTGCCATTATCGGCGGCATCGGCAACATCCCCGGTGCCATGGTCGGCGGCATGCTGCTCGGCATCTTCAAGGCCTTTATTGCAGGCTACGTGTCAAGCACCTGGGCAGATGCCTTTACTTTTACCCTTTTGATCGCCATCCTTGTTGTGAAACCCACGGGTATCATGGGTGAACGCGTAGCGGAGAAGGTATGA
- a CDS encoding branched-chain amino acid ABC transporter substrate-binding protein produces the protein MNKVFRLFFALLFCLALSGTQADASETIKIGVQAPTTGQYANEGQGIDQGVRLIAEQVNAKGGILGRQIEIFTCDDEGTAMKAAICAKDLVNKDVIAVIGSYTSTCAEAAQATYYREGILQTTDGTSDALTEHGYWTFFRNSFPNSAEATYTANYFINVKKYKKIAIVSDFSSYSTGLGDSVIGEIKKLGGNIVYQGKIKAGEQNYTPVLTNIKSTHPDVIYFSGYYNEAGLLRSQQMQLGVMADFYGSNACDNPDYIKLAGKYAEGSYLINVPSPELLPYDLAINFLKDYKAKYKMDPPSIWTLLNIDGMRAILHAIEETGTTDTKKLAEYLHTLKDYPGITGPIEWAPDGNRVGSAHQTYEYQADGSKKVIYPIVK, from the coding sequence ATGAACAAAGTTTTCAGATTGTTTTTTGCATTGTTGTTCTGTTTAGCCCTTTCAGGTACCCAGGCCGATGCATCTGAGACCATCAAGATCGGCGTCCAGGCCCCCACCACTGGTCAATACGCAAATGAAGGCCAGGGGATTGATCAGGGCGTACGCCTCATTGCCGAGCAGGTCAATGCCAAGGGGGGTATCCTTGGACGACAGATTGAAATCTTCACCTGCGACGATGAAGGTACGGCAATGAAGGCTGCCATCTGCGCCAAGGATCTTGTAAACAAAGACGTCATCGCAGTCATCGGGTCCTACACCTCCACCTGTGCCGAAGCTGCCCAGGCTACCTATTATCGGGAAGGGATTCTCCAGACAACCGACGGTACGAGTGACGCCCTTACCGAGCACGGCTACTGGACCTTTTTCCGAAATTCCTTTCCCAACTCTGCCGAGGCAACCTATACGGCCAACTACTTTATCAATGTGAAGAAATACAAAAAAATCGCCATTGTATCTGACTTCTCCTCTTACTCAACGGGCCTTGGCGACTCCGTAATTGGTGAAATCAAGAAACTTGGCGGCAACATCGTATACCAGGGAAAGATCAAAGCCGGTGAGCAGAACTATACACCCGTCCTCACCAACATCAAATCCACCCATCCGGATGTCATCTACTTCAGCGGTTACTACAACGAGGCAGGACTGCTCAGGTCACAGCAGATGCAGCTAGGGGTCATGGCCGATTTCTACGGTTCCAACGCCTGTGACAACCCCGACTACATCAAGCTTGCAGGAAAATATGCCGAGGGGTCGTATCTGATCAACGTCCCCTCCCCCGAACTTCTTCCCTATGACCTTGCCATCAATTTCCTCAAGGATTACAAGGCCAAGTACAAGATGGACCCCCCAAGCATCTGGACCCTTTTAAACATTGACGGCATGCGGGCCATCCTCCACGCCATTGAAGAAACCGGCACCACAGACACCAAAAAACTTGCCGAATACCTCCACACCCTCAAGGATTATCCCGGCATCACCGGCCCCATTGAGTGGGCACCCGACGGAAACAGGGTGGGAAGCGCCCATCAGACCTATGAGTACCAGGCAGACGGTTCCAAAAAGGTCATCTACCCGATTGTCAAATAA